One stretch of Pieris brassicae chromosome 8, ilPieBrab1.1, whole genome shotgun sequence DNA includes these proteins:
- the LOC123713702 gene encoding F-actin-capping protein subunit beta — translation MTEQQMDCALDLMRRLPPQQIEKNLTDLIDLVPSLCEDLLSSVDQPLKIAQDRSNGKDYLLCDYNRDGDSYRSPWSNTYDPPLEDGSMPSERLRKLEIEANHAFDQYREMYFEGGVSSVYLWDMDHGFAGVILIKKAGDGSQKIKGCWDSIHVVEVLEKSSGRNAHYKLTSTAMLWLQTNKEGSGTMNLGGSLTRQAEQDTAVSDVTPHIANIGRMVEDMENKIRNTLNDIYFGKTKDIVNGLRSTVPANVARQKAALQHDLAEALLQRRQLTRAD, via the exons aTG ACGGAGCAGCAAATGGATTGTGCTCTAGATTTGATGCGGAGACTGCCGCCTCAACAGATTGAAAAGAATTTGACCGATTTGATCGACCTAGTTCCAAGCTTGTGTGAGGATTTGTTATCATCCGTGGACCAACCCTTAAAGATAGCACAGGACCGTAGCAATGGAAAAGATTATTTACTTTGTGATTATAATCGAGACGGGGATTCATACAGATCACCGTGGTCCAATACATATGATCCACCACTTGAAGATGGGTCAATGCCCTCTGAGAGATTAAGAAAGTTAGAAATAGAAGCTAATCATGCTTTTGACCAATACAGAGAAATGTATTTTGAGGGTGGTGTAAGTTCTGTGTATTTGTGGGACATGGATCATGGATTTGCTG gtgtgatattaataaagaagGCCGGTGATGGCTCTCAAAAGATCAAGGGTTGCTGGGACTCAATCCATGTTGTGGAGGTGTTAGAGAAAAGTTCAGGACGTAATGCTCATTATAAATTGACATCAACTGCCATGCTATGGCTGCAAACCAATAAAGAAGGCAGTGGGACTATGAATCTTGGGGGAAGTCTAACTAGACAG gcTGAGCAAGATACTGCCGTTAGTGACGTGACACCACATATTGCCAACATTGGTAGAATGGTAGAAGACATGGAGAACAAAATACGCAACACACtgaatgatatttattttg GTAAAACGAAAGATATAGTAAACGGTTTGCGTTCAACTGTACCAGCTAATGTGGCTCGGCAGAAAGCCGCCCTGCAACACGATCTTGCTGAAGCTCTACTTCAACGACGTCAATTGACACGTGCTGACTGA